TTCCTGGGCTCACTTCCTGGTTTCTGCTTCTTTATATGAACATTTGAAGATAAATCTGCTTAGCTCTGATTTCGAAATAGGGATCTAGCTCCTCAGACACCTATAAAAGTGCATGAGTGCTTGAAGTCAGGTGCactaaagaaaacagagagagctCAGTCCTCAGGAGCTTTACTTATCCCTCTGAGAAAGGAGTGCTAGCTTGAACTTGCCAAAAGACACAGGAAGTAACAATGGAATATAGACCTATGCTCTTGCCTACCTTCTACGTGGAAGCTATTACACTTTCACACTGAAACTTCAGCGTAATAGCATTAACGTTGTCACAGCTGGCAATTGGACAAGATGTGGAGGCACATCTGTGCATGCTATCTTTGGATCTGAAAGCGTGAGGGAGCAGGGCACAGGGGCGCTGTAGCAGTCCCGTGGAAGCCAGCTTGGGGTCAGAAATAGAACAGGTATGTTTCAGAGTGCTGCTAGGGCTTCACTTAGTATCTGGGGTGTAATGCCTTAGGAGCATAGCTCTGTGTTTTATGGGGTTGAGCGTGTCCATTTGTGCCATACTGCTTTGGTGGTCTGTCAGCTCAGCTTTTTATAGAAATGTCTGCACTTTTTAAGCTTTATACTGGTGTGATGGcataaataaatgcaggaaAGCTGTTTTAAGAGTCAAAAAGGGAACATACACATTTTTACTTTAGtagtttttctctttaaatgtcaaatttgaaaaaataaaagcttgtgTTTCCTCCTGCACTACTTTTTTGTACATAAAGgatcatttttttaatgtaaaaggaACAATGCATCTTGAGAAAGTTTTGAGTAGAAGAATTGCTATGTTTTGAGCATGAGCTGGTTTGTGGTGGGCTGATAGGAACAGAAGTACCTAGGCTGCAGGAATAGGCAAAGTAGGAATGCCATGCTGTCAGGTGTGCTTCAGAAGACACAAGCTTAATGACAGTGGGTGATGGATCCTCAGAATGGCTTGGGACTGCAGactggctgggagcaggcagcatcAACATGTTCAGCTTTTCTTTGGCTACAGTTCTGTGAGCCCACTGTTAGCTTCACTTTTTGTAATCCTTGTGTTAAAGTTTACCTCCAAGTTGATGGCCATGATGTTACAGACACCGTAACAGAAGGACTGAGGAGAAACCTTGAAACATTGGAATAATGTTTTGTAAGGCCGAAATGCTTTTGTTCAGCTTTGGAATGCGTATGCCTCTGTTGTTGTGCAATACTTGTCATTTCTTAAATAAGCTGTTTTGAAATCtgggcacttttttttttttttaaacattagcatgtgttttgatttttctttctcctcttgaaATTTGGATGAGCAAAGCTGGATTACAGATTGATTGACATTAGACACAGTTGAAAAAGCCAGGGAATGATGCAATAAGACAACTGACTGTTGCATTAAAgtaatgtgtttttctcttgcaaGGTCAAGAATTAGGTTTTGTGTTttagagtgtttttttttaatgtgctgatAGGAACTGGCTAAAAGCACAGTGGGCTGAGTGCTAATGCTATGTTGTTTGCTTACTCTGCCTCTTGATAGTTCAGGTTTAGCAATGTTCTTTCTGAATGGCGTACTTGCCTAccagagtatttttattttttttaagtttagttGCCTGAAAAAAGATTTTCAGATTATTTGCCAGCTGCAGGAAACCTGTGTGTGCATGGGTTATTTCACAACAGAAGAAAGTAATCTTCAGTGCACCAACCACTTGAGTATGTGCGCAATGGGTGTAATGTATTTTAATCAAAGAAGAAATTTGTCCATAGTGAcatgctgaaatatttcttgCAATGTTTTATGTCAGTTTCTCTATTAACAGCCTGGTGCATGTTTTGAACTTTATGGTTAAAAGAACTGACATCATCTTTCCATGTATATTTGATTAAATTAAAGCAGCATGATGCAACCATGTCCCAGTGATGTGAGACTAAGTGTTCATCTTTAAAACTTCTGATAAAAAATTCATAGTATGCCTTGATTTAATAGGGAGAAAGCAAAGGCGATTAATTCTAGCAACATATGTAGGGCAAAGGGAAGGATAGGCAACGTTATACtaagaaacactgcaaaacaaggaaggaatagaaatttgtttttcagaaaagtaaagcaaaagcatcatgttatatttttatgtaaaacaaAATAGTTCATCTTTAGTTACTTAAGCAAATACTGGATTTCATTATCTTGCCTCCGATATTATAATGAAGTTTAATAATGCCAAACACTATTGGAGAAGATTTTATACTAAAATTTTGTAAAGTATGAGGTGCTAATTACAATCCTGCAAACTTGTCAGGTCAAACTTGTACTATAATTATTTCTTAACTCAGCTATGTGTGATTGCAGTTAAGACTCATCCTACAACATAGTCCTGTTTTGAGTCTGATGAAAGAACTGTGAGAAACACAGATCAGAGCCCTGGGTTGCAAATAAACAGTTACACTATTTGGAGCCAGTTGCCCATGTGAGTGCCAGGACATTTGAGTTTGGGTTGTAGTTTTGTTTgtctattcttttttttccccccataatCTCCTTTCAAATTTAGAAACAAGTTATTAGTTTTGTGTATTTCTTATCTGTTTGGCCACCTTCTTTGGACTTTTGATTTTCCTGTCACAGACAGGATATCCCAATGGTGCCTTTGTAATCACTGCAAGGGGATTGTCTGTCTTCCAAGCCTCTGTACAGCTGGCCATCTTGCAAGGCACTCTGCCATCTGTTCCTAGTGCTGCCCGCTCTGCTTcccacaggctgcctggagcagaAAGAGCCTTGTTCAGCGAGACTCAACAGGGAACAGCTGTGCTTTAAGTGGACTGGCTGCTAGCACCTGAATCTAGATGGGGTTTATGTGACTAATGCAGTTGTGTAGGACTTCAAGTGTACAAGTTATCCTGTACAAGTACAGTTATCCTGTACTGGGAAAAACTGTACAGTACACCCCATCAGGTCCTCACTGCCTGTGGAAGAAGTTTTGCCGTGATTCTGTAATCAGATCTGTTTGAAGTTGCTGTGTGATTAGAGCCAACAGCTGTGGCGTTCTTCATAAAAGGCTAATATAAGGGGAAATGTTCCTGTAGATTTGTGTGGCTTTGGTATGGGAAGTCTTTGAGAATTAATGAATATTCCCTTATAACTTAGGCTAAAcgctttattttctttgctgccaTCATTTCCCCATCTTgctcttttgctgctgctgtgattgTACTGCACCAGTTAACACTCCTGGATTCTGTAGCAGCACATGGTGAAAGAGAAGGGATTAGAGAATGATTACTACCTGATTATCTCTATTGATCCAAGGTCACAAAAAGTCACTAATTGACTGTAATGTATGTTGCCACACTGTTACAGCTGTTGTCTAGCTGTCCTAGAACAGAGTGACATACATTTGTGGTAGAATGCTGTCCTCTTTACATATACTGTGGCCATTACCACTGTAAATATCACTGCTAAAACAGTGATGAGAAATCATAGGAAAAAACTCAGGAGAGACACATACCTCCTATAACAGCATTAAGAGTGATGGAGCATTTTTAGTGTAAGTTGGAGAGTTTTGTGTGAAAGCATTCACCAGCACAGGAAGGGATAAGGTGCTGTGAATGCTGGAATGGGTGTCACTGCTAAGTTGACAGCACAACCTGCTTCCTAGGGACCCAAAttgctcccctcctccccccccaagTATTAAGTTTTATGATGGTAATATAACACAGTACTTTATCTGTTGAAATTAAAGGATGTTTCATAGGTGTGTGAGTCTTCACCCCTAGGATTGGAAAGATGGATATTTGAGTTATCATTGGAGGACTTTCTAGCAAGTATGGCTTGTCAGGCCAGGCACTTCATCATGAAAGCATGCTACAAGAGCTATTGGCCTGCTCAGtctgttttcctctcagttCAGCAAGCATTAACAGTGTATGACTCTTGAGCACATATTCATGAGCAGGTATCAAGGGGTACCAATTGGGATTGTGTTAACAGGGAAAATGCTGTGCATCACCCATTCCCTGCTGTGGGTCAAACTGGGTCTACTGGGATGgcactctgctctcctgagagTTGCTTGCAGTatcccttcctctttccctgtgCTGTTTAGCACGTAGCTTGCAGTTCTTGTCCTCGTGTAGATTTTGGTATGGGGTGTCAGGAAGACTGGCCACAGCAAGACCTGTTGAATTTTGAGTGCAGCACTGTAGAGAAGATCAGTGGGAAGCCATGGGATGACAGCAGTGAGGAACTCACCTCTGAGGAAGGATTATGTGAGCTGGGAGCATTAGCCAAATCAAAAAGACTGAGTTGGAGGACTGGTTTTTACCATGGGAAGACAttgtgaagagaaagaaatgacCTGTTCATAAGTTGCAGTGAGGAAGCTTCAGGTTAGACCTTAGGAAAACATTTCATGTTAAAAGTAGCTGAGTATTAGAGCAAATAGCTGAAGAGAGTGTGAAAATTTTGGACATCACTGGAGACCTTTAAGAAGTATGTCAGGAAAAGCTGGTCTTCCTCTGGTCCTTGAGATGTTTTTGTGTCAGTTCAGGAACATTTGGAGCAAGAACAATTGAaaattggttatttttttaccaTCAAAACTTTTAGAtctatttgaaatatttcttagcAAGGGCAACATCAAGTCTTGTGACACTGCTTAGTGAAGAGGCAAAATGAGAACACAGAGCAACTCAGGAGAACAGATGTACAAAATATGGGAAGTGAACAGTAGAATTTGTTTGATCTGGATGTGAACAGACTGGTCACAGAAATGGCAATAATAGTTCTCAATTGCTTATGAACACAAAATTGCAAGGGTCATGGTGTAGCCACTGTAGTGGAGTATTAATCACTGCTTTAAGTTATTGAGTAGGTTTATGAACCTGTGCTGTTCAGGAGATGCACCACCGTCTCCTGAGATGATGGAGAGGATGGGCCTCTCCCAAGGAGATGGTGCAAGGACAGGCAGACTGCGCAGCAGAGCCAATTTAACAGCCTGAGGCCATCAGAACAAGTAGCCCAGCTCCATCCTCCCAGTTGCATTCTTGAATCTCTTGTGCTTGTCTGGCTCTTCCTTGCTTGTTCAACTGACGGGAAAGTAGTCTGGCAAAAAGAGGGAAAGTTTTCCTGCCAATTTAATGAGCTAAATTGGCTCACTGACTTAGCATAAATGAGAGGGAAGGATGATGTGCAGGAGAGATATACATGCTCTTTTAGTGGCAGAGGCAGCAAGCTGTTAAGCTGCCTTATTTGTCTGCAAGCTATGATCTATTTTTTGTAACTCTGACAGCATGGAAGTGatccactgaaatattttaatttcttaaacatATAGTATGCTCTTAAAATGCAAGTTTCAAGTATGAACCACAATTAATGACAGTGCTTGTGGATACTATGTCAACAGAATTGACAGCTGTtttgaataaaattaataattgtGTATATACCTGTCACTGTATATTTAATGCTCAGTCGTTGAGGGTAGCTGTGTTGACCCATGCCTTTCATTTTCCAGTAAAGCATTTGATTAAATGTAGGGGGGaccttgctctttttttttttttttttttttttaactgacacAAACTCTCagtcatttcctttttcttgtaatCTCAGTGAGTCACTTTGTAGAAGAAAAGATTGCAAAATAGCTTCCATGTAAATTAACTAGAATTTCAATTAAGGCTTAAAAACTGAAGGACTATTAAGGCTGCCTGGAAAATCTATCTTTTGTGCCCTCTGAATtcccaaaaaacagaaaaggaagtaaTGACACAAGGTTTTGGTAATCTGTTAACAGTGTGAGGGTGTAAAAGACGTAGAGCCCTGGATGCTAGAGCTAAAAAagctaaaagagaaaaaaataagtgatttGAAGAAATGATAGGATGACATAATAGATTAATAATATAATCATAGGATGTAatcttgtttatattttcagttgTAGATTTCCAGTTCTCTAAGTAATAGGTAATATCTAAGATTTAAGGTTTGCAGAAAAATTAGTATAAACACGTTTCCTAGATGGGACATCAagaaagacatttctttttGGTCTCAGTGGCCAgagttttccttctgatttgACAAATGTGTCTGAAACATCAGTAAGTCATTTCTAATCAAAAGGTTATCTGAGCTAGATTTTAAACCATGCTTCTCATGATGCCAAATTTCTGCTGAATCATATTTggatgtttttcagtttttggcAGTCCTGGCTACCTGCATATACTGATTAACATCTGTtgttttaaggattttttttttacattatagTTGCACTTCAGAAGCCCTCTGTTCATTAATTGGGTCTATAATATGCTAGGTACTGTatatttcaattatttcctGCCTGAAAATTAGTGTTTTATAAAAATCccaaattaaaagcttttttatgtatttaggtttttaatttattgcaaGTTCAACTCTGAGACATGACTTACTTTTAGTTGCTAGTTGTGAAACCATGACTCAAACACAGAGCTAAAGAAGATGCTGAAGGTATGGAGAAGTTTTCCAGAGGAAATTGTTTAAGGCTTCCAAAAGGCAAATGGGGagcttgacttttttttttttttcttttaagaggtGACTCAGAAAAGCAGTGTAGCAATCATTACTTTTGGTTATGTCCAACAGAGGTTTGGCTTTTGTATTTAGGTTTTGTAAGGGGCAGGTGTGGGAGACTTGAGGTCCTATCTGCAAAAGAGCCCCTGAAATTACGAGGATGAAATGAGAGGACAGAATGAGCGAGTCAATAAATTACAGCAATTAAGATTTGAAAGAAGACAGCAAATCCCCATTAGACGTGAGTCTGGAGATGTCCCATGTGGCATAATTTGGAAATGATaaccaaagaaaagaaacaggattaCTGCTCACACTGACAAAACGGAATGTTCTTTAGTAGAGGTTAACATGTATTAAATTTTACTTCACCTTGAAGACTAACTGGAGCACTTAACATTTACAGAGAATCTCATTTTTACTTTGTATTACCTATTATTTTTCAGCTAATATAAGAGACTTCTTTTCCATTATATCCATGTGAAACAAGTCCTCCTGTGAATTTAgctttattatctttattttaaaaaccttttatACATAAGGGCATGGCAGCTATCATTCTTTTTCATCAATCCTCTTTATTaaaaaggaaggggggaaagCCCCAACTCTTACATGAAACAAGCATATTCCTCTTTCTGTCTGCTGGATAGAAAGCCTGGGGATTGCATGTTGTCATTCTGTTCAGGCAGTATGAGAGCTGCCTGCGGCCTGCAGTAGCTTATATATTCCCTCAGAAACTTAAATTTCTTCTCACTGTTGTTTTTCAGGAAACCATCAGAGTGAATGTTCTGATGTTGAAAACCAATGGAGAATTTCACAAAGGACAGGTTTGCCCAGTTTTTCTATTTATTCAATGAATTAATTTGCTGTGGAACAAAGTCTGCCTGTGGATGCAAATATATTGTTTTGTCTGACGTCAGTCAGTATGAAGTCTGTTCCTCTGAGAACAGAGTTGTGGCACAGGGCCAGGAACCACACATTCatgctgcctttctttctttcaggttGTTTTTAATATCACCTATATTAATGGACAGGTATATTTAAATGATTTTCCTATGAAAAGTGGGGTTGCCCACATAACATGTCAAACAGTAATATGTGAGTATTCTCTTTCTTAATTTTCCCCCCCCTGTGGTGTTTTACTTCCCTGTTAACCAGTAACTAAAGCTTACAACCACTACATGTTCTCATACTCCGCAAACCTGAGCAACAGTAGAAGCAAATAATTTCCCAAGGTGGTTTAATTTTGCTACTAAaatgggtggggaaaaaaatcttactgtgTTGTTCTTAAGTCACATTCATACGCTTATATGTAAATGGTCCAATCTGAAATCCAGGCCCTGCCTATCTTTTCTAAAGAATGTTTTGTACTGCAAGCTAGACAATGTAAACAGAAGGATGCAACTCCACCCTGCTAATGGCTGTGTCCCTAGGTTAGTTGGCATATATCCAAAAAGAGATTCAGTGAGTTATTGTTAGGAAGATCTCTTAATTCTCATTTTTACATCTATTGGACAAAAAAGTTTCTGCTGGATAGGATACTATAGCACAAATTCTGCAGTTTTGCTAGTCTCCTGCAGTGGTTAATTACTTCATTATCTTGAAACTGCTGTTTTTCCCACCGATTCAATGCCTCACACCTCTTGTGAAAGACCACAAAGTACTGTGAATTTTTTTGAGATACACAGAGCATACTGTATAATTAATTAAACAAGGACCATTATGCTCATTTACGCTTCTGTTGTATTCAGAATGATCTCTTGGTGGATCAGGTGCAGTCAGTCTCTAGCTTGGTTTCTGAGGTCATCCTCTCTTTACAATCAGACATCTACTTAGAGACTACTAATGCTTTTTCTAAATTGCTTCTCTGAGCCTTGACCTTGTTTCTTGAACCCTTCCTCCCCAAGTATGATCAATTATTAATTTGACACTATTTCTTTTCTGGAAAGGAAGAGCAGTAATGGATTTCTCCTTTTCTGGTATAGTTATGCTCCTCTTACTTCTGTGCTACTGCACTCAGCAGAGTACTTCTCTCTGTTATctgcaaaataatgtttatagGATTTGCTAACTTAATCCTCAACAGTAGATTCAGATGTTTGTAAATGTCTGTAAAATGCTAACAGAATATTGAGATACTTGTTATCTGTTAATAGATGGTGAAATACTCCTGAATGTATGTGAAAACCAAACTTGAGGCAAATATTCATCCTCTTGAATGTGTCAGATACTGCCTGGCACCAATTTCCTCTCACAGTTCCCACATACGTCAATTTTGGAATCCCGAGTGTCTTTCACTCTTGTTGAATATAGTGGGGATTGAGCAACTTGACACATGAAAGGTTGGGACCACAAGGAGCTTCAGCTACTTTTCATCTTTTAGGCTTTGGTCCTTTAAGGTGTAGGCTTGCTGCTGTAAGTCAGAAAACATTCAGCAGCCACGTTAGTGCTGTGGCTCGTACCTATAGGgaacttttctcttttctctctaacctctttctctccttctgccaccttttttttttttttttttttttttttttgcaatgggAGATACTGCTAAATGatgtaaaaaagtatttttctatatttaaaataaacgAAATAGCTCTATGAGGAAAGGGGTCATAGCATAAAAGCAGTGAACACATTGAGTTGTTACTGTGCAACTGAAAGACAGTAGTCTGACCTTTACCCTTGCCTCTTAGGCTCAGCACTAGTGGCTTAGAGAAAGGGACCAGTTCAGTCTCAGTTCATGTGTGCTGCTGTCTTGCATGCTGGAGAGGTCTGTCACCTCTGCTCTTGCActtctgcagcacttcagtTCTAGCATGCCCTCCTCAGCTGTAGTAGAGGCATGATAGCTGGGAAAAGGATCCTAACTCTGCAAAAACACCGAGGGCAGAAAAGCAGTTCTCTATGCCCTTCTAAAATATTAGATGGTTGAAATAGCTGAAAGCTTTTGAGTAGGAAGAGAGTTTGAGCTGTCATGGTCACATATGAAAACAGAATGGGGGAAAACTAAAAACACATATGAAGGCACTGACACTTGGGTAGTGTATGCAGTGTGTGGAAAAGAGCGTATTTGTTTCTGTATCGAGAAGGGCAATACTGTGCAAACTGAGATGTTTACACAGGtggctggctgggctgtggcatTACTATTATGAACTCCTTTGGACAACtaatataaaaatgcagcaattGTGAAGCCAAAGAGTACTGCTTAGAGTGCTTAAATGCAAACCCTAAAGGCAGGGATGTGACATTGTCTGTGGGCTCCCTCAGTCTGGGGATCATACAGTGCTGCTGTTGTCTGCTGTGTAATATAAGACCTGCCCCAAGTTTGATTTAGTGATacactggtaaaaaaaaaaaatcatggcaTCTGTTTTACCTGTTTCCCAGATTACTACAGCTTTTAACAGCAGTTACTGAAGCACTGAAGACATCAGCATAACACAGACTTGCATACAAATGTTCATGCATCTCTGGTCTGGGACTAGTAGTCCTCTTGGTAGTAATGACTTTTCCATTCTGGTCCTAAGTGTGCAAGGGCATCTCTGTCTCAGTTGCAACTGTTTCCCCATGGTTCTATACCACATTCTGGGGGGAGTGGTTTGTTATTGAAAATTGCAACACTGTATGTTAACAGTGGAGAACGGAAACGTGGATAACTTACCAGATCAGCAGCACTTGGGAACCGTCAGTGTTCGCATCATGGTTCATGAGTGGCCTTTGGCATCCAGTTCTGATTTGCAGCTGATTGTCATTCAGGAAGAAGTGACAGAAATTGATGGaaaacaggtaaaaaaacccctcaacgttctgcttgtttttaatttagcagAGGCAAGTAGTTACCATGGATTAAAAGGTTTACATGTATCTGCCTAGTGGTTAGAGCACAAAGTATGTAACCTAATGCTAGTTAGCACAGTACTGAGTGAGATACCAACCAAAGTTCCTGTATAGTAGCAGGAGTATTTAATGAAGAAACTTCCAGTTTTAATActtctgttcttattttaataattagtGTTGGATGACTTTCCCCTAAACCTTGTTAGAATATCATTAATTCTGTCACATACTCTTTGAACACATGCATTTATGCAAGTGAAGCAAAACTTCATTTACAGAATAATGTACAAAACTAATAAAAGGGGCATGGGCTCATTTCAAGTCCTGAGGTTTTCCTCATTACTTATTCTAAGCTAACAAAGAGTTAGCATGGGAACAGCTTGCAGCAGCAAACTCTTGCAGCAGGTGGGCGTGTTTTGAAAGTGCTCAGCCCCTGAGAGTTTAGCCTTAGAATATTTTACATATAAGATAATTAataaatttgaataaaaatcTTGGTAACGAACATGGGTTTTGagatgaactgaaaaaaaagccccaaattcTAACTGTACTTGCACAAATACCAGTGAATGTGAGAGGTTACAATTTTAGCTGAGACTGAAATGTACAGAACTGAGTTCTCAAAATCACCTGTAAGGTATAGTTATTTTTCCcaccagagaggttgtgaagaAAAGATACAGCTGCTGAAGCCAGCAAAAAGTGtcaaatttttgtttcagtacaCATCCACGTCTTACATGTCACACAGCTCTTTTGAAGCTGGCTTatgctctgctgcctttttttaaaaggaagatgaTAATACCACTGATCCTTAATTAACTGCATGCTCAGCATCTAGTATTTTTACAGGGATCTGCATCATGTCAAGATTTTACTCTGTTAATTAGAAGTCCCACTGAGAGGTCTGAAGCTTTTCTAATGAGGTGTTTATCCCACTGTTAAGAGGCTAATACATCCTGGTTTGATTCAGCTGTTACCCAATAGTGTTGTATTTCAGATCTCAAACTAGACATCACAGAGCATTCCAGGATTTCATTGAAGCAAAAGGAAACCATTGCCTGGCCTATGGCTCTGAAAGCATGAGTCACACTGCTGCATTCCTCTTTTGCAGTTACATTTCTATTTAGCAGTTGTAATAATGGTCACAAACCCTCTGGATTTCAGTCAGTTCTTGTCCTCACAATGCGGTTTTGATGTTAGTAGGAGTTATTCTGAATGTGTTCTATACAAGTGATGCTTGCAGTGATAATTAAATGAAATGGGTCTAGTGCATtgctggaagaggaaggaaactgTTCTTTCACTTGttgaaaaaaagccacattactgcaaaagcaaaaatgtcaGTCTTGCCTTAGCAACACTTTCCATGTTTGCAAGTGCTCTTTCACTATTTACTTGAGTTTTCCATGCTCTAAAACACCCCCCTGAAAGAGGACTGTAATGAGCTATGCAAGACTAGGTAAAGAGCCCATGGAGTGACTACCACAAGGTTTTTGCAGGAGAGAGACACCCAGTCTGTTCACTGTATTTTATAACGTGGTGAAGTCTATAGAAGTGTTCCTGTTACGACATCCCTAGGTCTAACTCTCAACAGCTTAGACTTCTCTGTGATGTATTGTTTTTCTCTGCCAGCCTACTTCACTCTTACTTTAAACTCAGCAATATCAACATGTTTGCATCTCTTCTAGGTTCAGCAGGAAGAAGTAACAGAAATAGATATTTTAGTAAAGGACCTGAGAGTACTTAGACATTCAAACTACACTGTTGCTTTAAAAGAGAGCATGCTGTACTCCATCCCAAGGGACAATGACATCGTTTTTACTCTTCCCAATCTCTCAGGAAAAGGTATCTCTCTTAGCTGTTATATAACATTTTTATCCATAGTAGATGTATTGCTTTACAAAAGGGTGAAAGAACATCATTATTCCTGTGTTTTACATAGTGAAACAGTTTCTTCATTAACAGGGAAGTGTTTtatgtggtttgttgttttattttgttttaaataactaAATTCAAGGTATTTCCTTGACTACTCACATTCTaggtattttgtttgtttgttttcaaatctgTTCTCCTTTGAAGCACTTGGTACTTGTAAATCTGCAACACAGATGTCTCACAGGAGTAAATTTCTCCATGCTATAATGGAAGTTTCTCTAAAGCTCCcccttcttcctgagaaggaaagaaaactgaagaaaaaatacctgTCTGGGTCACTTCCAAACcagagaataattttattatgttaGACTTGAATAACTTAAAAGCAAGATAATTTATTTGATGCCTTAatcttatttcagttttgtttaattaaaaactctCAAGGATTTCATAGGAGATGAATATTTTGATCTAGTTCATCACCTTTTAATCTGGCAACAGCTGAAACTTACAGCTAAGGGCAGAGCTTAAGGCTGGGCTGTAACACTTGCTCTGCTTCTTGTGGAGCTCACTactcaagttaaaaaaaaaacacaagtaaaaaaGTCAGCCTTCAGCGTTCTTGCTGTAAATGTGTGAGAACTTTACCATAAGTATAGAAATGCAAtatatctttcttttcctgaatagtgactcaaataaaaaacaagcCCCCACTAAAtctagtttttcttcttcagatacTCAAGATCCACTGCAAACTACTAGTCAGTACCTCATCTGGCAGGTAGAGACTACAGTAGATGAAGAGACCTTACCTGGCAAGTTACCAGAGACCCCTCTTA
The Apus apus isolate bApuApu2 chromosome 3, bApuApu2.pri.cur, whole genome shotgun sequence genome window above contains:
- the GINM1 gene encoding glycoprotein integral membrane protein 1 isoform X1; the protein is MEAALGRRELLLLLPPLLLLVAAPLGPAAPLQLDLQETIRVNVLMLKTNGEFHKGQVVFNITYINGQVYLNDFPMKSGVAHITCQTVILENGNVDNLPDQQHLGTVSVRIMVHEWPLASSSDLQLIVIQEEVTEIDGKQVQQEEVTEIDILVKDLRVLRHSNYTVALKESMLYSIPRDNDIVFTLPNLSGKDTQDPLQTTSQYLIWQVETTVDEETLPGKLPETPLRVEPPSSYKVMCQWVEDLRKGLCGFWFRSLPIFFSLMEVIVVGVVGAALILKVLKVIFPSCEKNGILLLDEVSFVPVITISLPSDLPDRKNNLDEKACI
- the GINM1 gene encoding glycoprotein integral membrane protein 1 isoform X2 → MLKTNGEFHKGQVVFNITYINGQVYLNDFPMKSGVAHITCQTVILENGNVDNLPDQQHLGTVSVRIMVHEWPLASSSDLQLIVIQEEVTEIDGKQVQQEEVTEIDILVKDLRVLRHSNYTVALKESMLYSIPRDNDIVFTLPNLSGKDTQDPLQTTSQYLIWQVETTVDEETLPGKLPETPLRVEPPSSYKVMCQWVEDLRKGLCGFWFRSLPIFFSLMEVIVVGVVGAALILKVLKVIFPSCEKNGILLLDEVSFVPVITISLPSDLPDRKNNLDEKACI